From one Coffea eugenioides isolate CCC68of chromosome 11, Ceug_1.0, whole genome shotgun sequence genomic stretch:
- the LOC113753106 gene encoding probable RNA-dependent RNA polymerase 1, with the protein MGKTIQVFGFPYVVAAERVKEFLEGITGHGTVYALEVKQSKGGHRAYAKVQFASNRSAEYIISLAKQHLYYGSSYLRAWDSDIDLVPRPRSYEHNMEHIVLNFGCQVSANKFSVLWNKANVSVRFGIGMKKMYFILWFSSVDYKLELSCENLWQIVLHEPRGQAAKFLLIQLFGAPRVFKKLEASTFSYFKETPDDQWVRTTDFTSSCIGQSSGICLELPRGIQLPNFSDYFAWYKESDSQFMLETASPYSHNLVLAPILRPPQGPYVPYGILFKVCCLVQTGCLPGPSLDGNFFRLVDPRRIKTRYIEHALENLYMLKECCYEPVQWLKEQYDKYDKLRQLPKSPTLSLDNGLVYVRRVQVTPCKVYFCGPEVNVSNRVLRNFSEDIDNFLRVSFIDEEWNKMFSTDLSPRIAANENGRTEIYERILSTLKNGIVIGDKKFEFLAFSSSQLRDNSVWMFASRPGLTAADIRTWMGDFSRIRNVAKYAARLGQSFSSSTETLNVGRHEIEMIPDIEVRGAYLGALKFVFSDGIGKISYEFARQVAMKCGLRSFSPSAFQIRYGGFKGVVAVDPTSSKKLSLRQSMMKYDCDNTKLDVLAWSKYQPCFLNRQLITLLSTLGVNDVVFEKKQREAVAQLDTILTDPLRAHEALELMAPGENTNVLKEMLICGYKPDSEPFLSMMLQTFRASKLLDLRTKTRIFIPSGRSMMGCLDETRTLEYGQVFVQFSGAGRRQFYDDSVQSSAHSLILEGKVVVAKNPCLHPGDIRILKAVNLPALHHMVDCVVFPQKGRRPHPNECSGSDLDGDIYFVCWDPDLIPPQQDPPMDYAPASTVQLDHEVTIEEVEEYFTNYIVNDSLGIIANAHTVFADREPLKARSEPCLELAQLFSIAVDFPKTGVPAEIPSHLRVKEYPDYMEKSDKPMYESRHVIGKLFREVKEIAPHTSSIRSFTREVARKAYDTDMEVDGFEDYVDEAFDYKSEYDYKLGILMDYYGIKNEAEILSGGIMKMSRSFDRRKDAEAAGMAVRSLRKEARTWFNRSGGHSDDPYAKASAWYHVTYHHRFWGCYNEGLNRAHFISFPWCVYDKLIQIKKAKKASTRSSQQISSLELQFSHGLRLL; encoded by the exons ATGGGAAAGACAATTCAGGTGTTTGGTTTTCCTTATGTTGTGGCTGCAGAAAGAGTCAAAGAGTTTTTGGAAGGAATTACAGGTCATGGTACAGTGTATGCTTTAGAGGTTAAGCAGTCCAAAGGGGGGCACAGAGCATATGCTAAAGTCCAATTTGCAAGTAATAGAAGTGCCGAATACATTATCTCCTTGGCAAAACAACACCTTTATTATGGTTCTTCATATTTGAGGGCTTGGGATTCAGACATTGATTTGGTTCCAAGGCCTAGAAGCTACGAGCATAACATGGAGCACatagttttgaattttggatGTCAGGTGTCGGCGAATAAGTTTTCAGTGCTATGGAATAAGGCAAATGTTTCTGTCAGATTTGGGATTGGAATGAAGAAAATGTACTTCATTCTGTGGTTTAGCTCTGTTGACTACAAGCTTGAATTATCTTGTGAAAACTTATGGCAGATCGTACTGCATGAACCTCGTGGTCAAGCAGCAAAGTTTCTCCTCATACAG TTATTTGGTGCTCCTCGGGTTTTCAAAAAGCTTGAAGCATCTACTTTTAGCTACTTTAAGGAAACTCCGGATGACCAATGGGTCAGGACAACAGATTTCACTTCATCCTGTATTGGGCAATCGTCTGGTATATGTTTGGAGCTTCCGCGTGGTATTCAACTTCCTAATTTCAGTGACTATTTCGCTTGGTACAAAGAAAGTGACAGCCAGTTTATGCTGGAAACTGCTTCCCCTTATTCACACAATTTGGTTTTAGCTCCTATTCTGCGTCCTCCTCAAGGACCATATGTGCCGTACGGAATCTTGTTCAAGGTCTGTTGTTTAGTGCAGACTGGATGTCTTCCAGGGCCATCACTAGATGGTAATTTTTTTAGGTTGGTTGATCCACGAAGAATAAAGACTAGATACATAGAACATGCCTTGGAGAATCTATACATGTTGAAAGAGTGCTGCTATGAGCCTGTGCAGTGGCTCAAAGAGCAGTACGATAAGTATGACAAGCTTCGGCAACTCCCGAAATCACCTACTCTTTCTTTAGATAATGGGTTGGTATATGTACGGAGGGTTCAAGTTACACCATGCAAAGTATATTTCTGTGGTCCAGAGGTCAATGTATCTAATCGTGTATTGCGCAACTTTTCAGAGGACATAGACAATTTTCTTCGTGTTTCCTTTATTGATGAAGAGTGGAACAAAATGTTTTCTACAGACTTGTCGCCTCGTATTGCTGCAAATGAGAATGGAAGAACCGAAATTTATGAGAGAATACTGTCAACATTGAAAAATGGCATAGTAATTGGGGATAAGAAGTTTGAGTTTCTTGCTTTTTCTTCAAGTCAATTAAGGGATAATTCAGTGTGGATGTTTGCTTCAAGGCCCGGGCTTACTGCTGCTGATATAAGAACATGGATGGGCGATTTTAGTAGGATAAGAAATGTGGCAAAATATGCTGCCAGGCTCGGTCAATCTTTCAGTTCCTCCACAGAAACACTAAATGTTGGTAGGCatgagattgaaatgattcctGATATAGAGGTAAGAGGTGCTTACCTTGGTGCATTAAAGTTTGTCTTTTCTGATGGCATTGGGAAAATCTCCTATGAATTTGCAAGGCAAGTTGCCATGAAATGTGGTCTTAGAAGTTTTAGTCCATCTGCATTTCAAATTCGATATGGTGGCTTTAAAGGTGTTGTGGCTGTTGATCCTACTTCATCGAAGAAATTGTCGCTGAGACAAAGTATGATGAAATATGACTGTGATAATACCAAGTTAGATGTTTTAGCATGGAGTAAATATCAACCTTGTTTCCTAAATCGCCAATTAATCACTCTTTTGTCTACCTTGGGGGTCAATGATGTTGTCTTTGAAAAGAAGCAAAGAGAAGCAGTTGCCCAGTTGGATACTATTCTAACTGATCCATTGAGGGCACACGAGGCTTTAGAATTGATGGCTCCTGGAGAGAATACGAATGTTCTCAAGGAGATGCTTATATGTGGGTATAAGCCTGATTCTGAACCATTTCTTTCAATGATGCTGCAAACTTTCCGGGCGTCAAAGTTGCTGGACTTGCGAACTAAAACAAGGATATTTATACCAAGTGGAAGATCAATGATGGGATGTCTGGATGAAACCAGAACCTTGGAATACGGCCAGGTCTTTGTTCAGTTCTCTGGTGCTGGGCGTAGgcagttttatgatgattctGTCCAATCCTCTGCACACAGTCTCATTCTTGAGGGAAAAGTGGTTGTTGCGAAAAATCCATGCTTGCATCCTGGTGATATTCGTATTCTTAAAGCTGTTAATTTGCCAGCATTACATCATATGGTGGACTGTGTTGTCTTCCCCCAGAAAGGAAGAAG GCCTCATCCAAATGAATGTTCTGGAAGTGATTTGGATGGAGATATTTACTTTGTTTGTTGGGACCCTGACCTGATTCCACCTCAGCAAGACCCACCAATGGATTATGCTCCAGCATCTACTGTGCAGTTAGATCATGAAGTTACAATTGAG GAAGTTGAGGAGTATTTCACCAATTATATCGTGAATGACAGTTTAGGAATCATTGCAAATGCCCATACAGTCTTTGCTGATCGGGAACCACTGAAGGCAAGGAGTGAACCATGTCTGGAGCTTGCACAGCTGTTCTCAATTGCAGTTGATTTTCCAAAGACTGGCGTTCCCGCTGAGATTCCATCTCATCTGCGTGTCAAAGAATATCCTGATTACATGGAAAAGTCCGACAAGCCTATGTATGAATCACGGCATGTGATTGGAAAGCTTTTCAGAGAGGTGAAAGAGATTGCACCACACACAAGCTCTATCAGATCATTTACGAGGGAAGTGGCAAGAAAAGCATATGATACTGACATGGAAGTAGATGGATTTGAGGATTATGTTGATGAAGCTTTTGATTACAAAAGTGAATATGATTATAAATTGGGTATCTTGATGGATTATTATGGCATAAAAAATGAAGCAGAAATATTGAGTGGTGGTATCATGAAGATGTCAAGATCTTTTGACCGGAGAAAAGATGCAGAAGCTGCTGGAATGGCCGTGAGGTCTTTAAGGAAGGAAGCTAGGACCTGGTTCAACAGGAGTGGAGGTCATTCCGATGATCCATATGCAAAAGCATCAGCATGGTATCATGTCACTTATCATCATAGATTCTGGGGTTGCTACAATGAGGGACTGAACCGGGCTCACTTCATTAGTTTCCCGTGGTGTGTTTATGATAAGCTGATTCAGATCAAAAAAGCCAAAAAAGCAAGCACAAGGAGTTCTCAGCAAATCTCTTCACTGGAGCTGCAGTTTAGTCATGGACTGAGATTGCTTTAA